The Epinephelus lanceolatus isolate andai-2023 chromosome 11, ASM4190304v1, whole genome shotgun sequence genome window below encodes:
- the LOC117250885 gene encoding tripartite motif-containing protein 16-like, giving the protein MAQQVFLDRENLSCSICLDLLKDPVTIPCGHSYCMSCIKDCWDEENGENEIYSCPQCMQSFIPRPGLVKSTLLAELVEEQKKVGLHAVSPDQSFAGPEDVACDFCSEIKVKAFKSCLVCMASYCEQHLQPHYNVAPLKKHKLVEATSELEENICSHHDEVMKIFCRTDQQCICYLCLMGDHKGHDTVSAAAERAERQTELGVSRQRIQQRVQDREKDVKVLQQRVETINLSADEAVKDSEKIFTDLICLIEKRSSEVKQQIRSQQKTQVSRAKELEEKLQQEITELQRKDTELEKLSRTEDHLHFLNNYPSLSHLSESADLPSIDTGPLCSFEDVTAAVSEARDKLQAVLSEEWTKISLAVSEVDVLLPQAEPRTRAEFMRYSHQITLDPNTAHIYLSLSHSNRKASLIAVDQLYSDHPDRFVERWQVLSGEGLTGRCYWEVKWSGKVNIAVAYKDISRTGTRDECGFGNNNKSWALKCNNGSFEFRHNNISNSISGPQSSTIGVYLDHRAGTLSYYSVSETMTLLHRVQTTFTQPLYAGFWFTQSPGGTAELCELK; this is encoded by the coding sequence atggcacaGCAAGTGTTTTTGGATCGAGAAAACCTGAGCTGTTCAATCTGTCTGGATCTACTGAAGGATCCGGTGACTATTCCCTGTGGACACAGCTACTGCATGAGCTGTATTAAAGACTGCTGGGATGAGGAGAATGGGGAGAATGAAATATACAGCTGTCCTCAGTGTATGCAAAGCTTCATACCGAGGCCTGGCCTGGTGAAAAGTACCCTGTTAGCAGAGTTGGTGGAGGAACAGAAGAAAGTTGGACTTCATGCTGTTTCACCTGATCAGTCCTTTGCAGGACCTGAAGACGTGGCCTGTGATTTCTGCTCTGAGATAAAGGTAAAAGCCTTCAAGTCCTGTCTGGTGTGTATGGCCTCTTACTGTGAGCAACACCTACAGCCTCACTATAATGTAGCTCCGttaaagaaacacaagctgGTTGAAGCCACTTCAGAGCTGGAGGAGAACATCTGCTCTCACCACGACGAGGTGATGAAGATCTTCTGCCGCACTGATCAGCAGTGTATCTGTTATCTCTGCCTCATGGGTGATCATAAAGGCCATGACACAgtctctgctgcagcagagagggCTGAGAGGCAGACGGAGCTCGGGGTAAGTCGCCAAAGAATCCAACAGAGAGTCCAGGACAGAGAAAAAGATGTCAAGGTGCTTCAGCAGAGGGTGGAGACTATCAATCTCTCTGCTGATGAAGCTGTGAAGGACAGTGAGAAGATCTTCACTGATTTGATCTGTCTCATTGAGAAAAGGAGCTCTGAGGTGAAGCAGCAGATCAGATCCCAGCAGAAAACTCAAGTGAGTCGAGCTAAAGAGCTCGAGgagaagctgcagcaggagatcactgagctGCAGAGGAAAGACACTGAGCTGGAGAAACTCTCACGCACAGAGGATCACCTGCATTTCCTCAACAACTACCCCTCACTGTCACATCTGAGTGAGTCTGCAGACTTACCCAGCATTGATACCGGTCCTCTGTGCTCTTTTGAGGATGTGACAGCAGCGGTGTCAGAGGCCAGAGATAAACTGCAGGCTGTTCTGAGTGAGGAGTGGACAAAGATCTCACTGGCAGTGAGTGAAGTGGATGTTTTACTGCCTCAAGCAGAGCCTAGAACCAGAGCTGAATTTATGAGATATTCACATCAAATCACACTGGATCCAAATACAGCACACATATATTTGTCACTGAGTCACAGTAACAGAAAAGCATCATTAATAGCAGTAGACCAGTTATATTCAGATCACCCAGACAGATTTGTTGAAAGATGGCAGGTCCTGAGTGGAGAGGGTCTGACTGGacgttgttactgggaggtgaAGTGGAGCGGGAAGGTCAATATAGCAGTTGCATACAAAGATATTAGCAGAACAGGGACCAGAGATGAATGTGGATTtggaaataacaacaaatctTGGGCATTAAAATGTAACAATGGTAGTTTTGAATTCAGACACAACAATATTTCCAATTCCATCTCAGGCCCTCAGTCCTCCACAATAGGAGTGTATCTGGATCACAGGGCAGGTACTCTGTCTTACTACAGCGTCTCTGAAACCATgactctcctccacagagtccagaccacgttcactcagcctctctatgCTGGATTTTGGTTTACACAAAGTCCTGGAGGCACTGCTGAGTTGTGTGAGCTCAAGTAG
- the LOC117250886 gene encoding tripartite motif-containing protein 16-like: MAQQVIQLDPEKLRCLICLDLLKDPVTIPCGHSYCMSCIEDCWDEENEKKKTPSCLQCRQSFTPRPDLVKSTMLAELVEELKKVGLHAVSPDQSFAGPGDVACDFCSGIKLRALKSCLVCMASYCEQHLQPHYNVAPLKKHKLVEATPKLEENICSRHDEVMKIFCRTDQQCICYLCLMDDHKGHDTVSAAAERAERQTELGVSRQRIQQRVQDREKDVKVLQQRVEAINLSADEAVRDSEKIFTDLIRFIEKRRSEVKQQIRSQQKTQVSRAKKLEEKLQQEITELQRKDTELEKLSRTEDHLHFLNNYPSLSRLRKSRDLPSMVKSLCSFKDVTAAVSEARDKLQALLNEEWTKISLAVTEEDVLLPQAEPRTRAEYMKYSHQITLDPNTAHTLLSLSDSNRKATLTAGRKFDSVRFLESWQVLSREGLTERCYWEVKWSGRVFIAVAYKDISRTGTVYECGFGYNDKSWSLECNSDSYEFRHNNIVTSISGPQSSTIGVYLDHRAGTLSYYSVSETMTLLHRVQTTFTQPLYAGFWLPYIAGSTAELCELK, from the coding sequence ATGGCGCAGCAGGTGATTCAGCTGGATCCAGAAAAACTGAGGTGTTTAATCTGTCTGGATCTACTGAAGGATCCAGTGACTATTCCCTGTGGACACAGCTACTGCATGAGCTGTATTGAAGACTGCTGGGATGAGGAGaatgagaagaagaaaacaccAAGCTGCCTTCAGTGCAGGCAGAGCTTCACACCGAGGCCTGACCTGGTGAAAAGTACCATGTTAGCTGAGTTAGTGGAGGAACTGAAGAAAGTTGGACTTCATGCTGTTTCACCTGATCAGTCCTTTGCAGGACCTGGGGATGTGGCCTGTGATTTCTGCTCTGGGATAAAGCTGAGAGCTCTGAAGTCCTGTCTGGTGTGTATGGCCTCTTACTGTGAGCAACACCTGCAGCCTCACTACAATGTAGCTCCGttaaagaaacacaagctgGTTGAAGCCACTCCAAAGCTGGAGGAGAACATCTGCTCTCGCCACGACGAGGTGATGAAGATCTTCTGCCGCACTGATCAGCAGTGTATCTGTTATCTCTGCCTCATGGATGATCATAAAGGCCATGACACAgtctctgctgcagcagagagggCTGAGAGGCAGACGGAGCTCGGGGTGAGTCGCCAAAGAATCCAACAGAGAGTCCAGGACAGAGAAAAAGATGTCAAGGTGCTTCAGCAGAGGGTGGAGGCTATCAATCTCTCTGCTGATGAAGCTGTGAGGGACAGTGAGAAGATCTTCACTGATTTGATCCGTTTCATTGAGAAAAGGCGCTCTGAGGTGAAGCAGCAGATCAGATCCCAGCAGAAAACTCAAGTGAGTCGAGCTAAAAAACTTGAGgagaagctgcagcaggagatcactgagctGCAGAGGAAAGACACTGAGCTGGAGAAGCTCTCACGCACAGAGGATCACCTGCATTTCCTCAACAACTACCCCTCACTCTCACGTCTGAGAAAGTCTAGAGACTTACCCAGCATGGTTAAGTCTCTGTGCTCTTTTAAGGATGtgacagcagcagtgtcagagGCCAGAGATAAACTGCAGGCTCTTCTGAATGAGGAGTGGACAAAGATCTCACTGGCAGTGACTGAAGAGGATGTTTTACTGCCTCAAGCAGAGCCCAGAACCAGAGCTGAATATATGAAATATTCACATCAAATCACACTGGATCcaaatacagcacacacacttttgtcactgagtgacagtaacagaaaagcaacattaacgGCAGGACGCAAGTTTGATTCGGTTAGATTTCTTGAAAGTTGGCAGGTCCTGAGTAGAGAGGGTCTGACTGAacgttgttactgggaggtgaAGTGGAGCGGGAGAGTTTTCATAGCAGTTGCATACAAGGATATTAGCAGAACAGGGACTGTGTATGAATGTGGATTTGGATATAATGACAAGTCCTGGTCATTAGAATGTAACAGTGATAGTTATGAATTCAGGCATAACAACATTGTTACTTCCATCTCAGGCCCTCAGTCCTCCACAATAGGAGTGTATCTGGATCACAGGGCAGGTACTCTGTCTTACTACAGCGTCTCTGAAACCATgactctcctccacagagtccagaccacgttcactcagcctctctatgCTGGATTTTGGCTTCCATATATTGCTGGAAGCACAGCTGAGTTGTGTGAGCTCAAGTAG
- the LOC144464733 gene encoding tripartite motif-containing protein 16-like → MAQQVIQLDPEKLSCLICLDLLNDPVTIPCGHSYCMSCIEHCWDEENGQHETYSCPQCRQSFTPRPVMMKSTMLAELVEEQKKVGLHAVSPDQSFAGPEDVACDFCSGIKVKAFKSCLVCMASYCEQHLQPHYNVAPLKKHKLVDATLKLEENICSRHDEVMKIFCRTDQQCICYLCLMDDHKGHDTVSAAAERAERQTELGVSRQRIQQRVQDREKDVKVLQQRVEAINLSADEAVRDTEKIFTDLIRFIEERSSEVKQQIRSQQKTQVSRAKELEEKLQQEITELQRKDTELEKLSRTEDHLHFLNNYSSLSRLSGSEDLPSIDICTLSLFENMTVALQSEEWAKISLAVSEVDVLLPQAEPRTRAEFMKYSHQITLDPNTAHKCLSLSDRNRKATLTAVEQFYLDHPDRFVERWQVLSGEGLTGRCYWEVKWSGNVSIAVAYKNIGRTGTMYECGFGNNKSWLLECNSDGYKFRHNSVSTSISGPQSSTIGVYLDHRAGTLSYYNVSETMTLLHRVQTTFTQPLYAGFWLSDSPGDTAELCELK, encoded by the exons ATGGCGCAGCAGGTGATTCAGCTGGATCCAGAAAAACTGagctgtttaatctgtctggaTCTTCTAAACGATCCGGTGACTATTCCCTGTGGACACAGCTACTGCATGAGCTGTATTGAACACTGCTGGGATGAGGAGAATGGGCAGCATGAAACATACAGCTGCCCTCAGTGCAGGCAGAGCTTCACACCGAGGCCTGTCATGATGAAAAGTACCATGTTAGCAGAGTTAGTGGAGGAACAGAAGAAAGTTGGACTTCATGCTGTTTCACCTGATCAGTCCTTTGCAGGACCTGAAGACGTGGCCTGTGATTTCTGCTCTGGGATAAAGGTAAAAGCCTTCAAGTCCTGTCTGGTGTGTATGGCCTCTTACTGTGAGCAACACCTGCAGCCTCACTACAATGTAGCTCCGTTGAAGAAACACAAGCTGGTCGATGCCACTTTAAAGCTGGAGGAGAACATCTGCTCTCGCCACGACGAGGTGATGAAGATCTTCTGCCGCACTGATCAGCAGTGTATCTGTTATCTCTGCCTCATGGATGATCATAAAGGCCATGACACAgtctctgctgcagcagagagggCTGAGAGGCAGACGGAGCTCGGGGTGAGTCGCCAAAGAATCCAACAGAGAGTCCAGGACAGAGAAAAAGATGTCAAGGTGCTTCAGCAGAGGGTGGAGGCTATCAATCTCTCTGCTGATGAAGCTGTGAGGGACACTGAGAAGATCTTCACTGATTTGATCCGTTTCATTGAGGAAAGGAGCTCTGAGGTGAAGCAGCAGATCAGATCCCAGCAGAAAACTCAAGTGAGTCGAGCTAAAGAGCTCGAGgagaagctgcagcaggagatcactgagctGCAGAGGAAAGACACTGAGCTGGAGAAGCTCTCACGCACAGAGGATCACCTGCATTTCCTAAACAACTACTCCTCACTGTCACGTCTGAGTGGGTCTGAAGACTTACCCAGCATTGATATCTGTACCCTGAGCTTGTTTGAGAACATGACAGTGGCTCTTCAGAGTGAGGAGTGGGCAAAGATCTCACTGGCAGTGAGTGAAGTGGATGTTTTACTGCCTCAAGCAGAGCCCAGAACCAGAGCTGAATTTATGAAATATTCACATCAAATCACACTGGATCCAAATACAGCACACAAATGTTTGTCATTGAGTGACAGGaacagaaaagcaacattaactGCAGTTGAACAGTTCTACTTGGATCACCCAGACAGATTTGTTGAAAGATGGCAGGTCCTGAGTGGAGAGGGTCTGACTGGacgttgttactgggaggtgaAGTGGAGCGGGAACGTTTCTATAGCAGTTGCATACAAGAATATTGGCAGAACAGGGACCATGTATGAATGTGGATTTGGAAATAACAAGTCTTGGTTATTAGAATGTAACAGTGATGGATATAAATTCAGACATAACAGTGTTTCCACTTCCATCTCAG GCCCTCAGTCCTCCACAATAGGAGTGTATCTGGATCACAGGGCAGGTACTCTGTCTTACTACAACGTCTCTGAAACCATgactctcctccacagagtccagaccacattcactcagcctctctatgCTGGATTTTGGCTTTCAGATAGTCCTGGAGACACTGCTGAGTTGTGTGAGCTCAAGTAG